One genomic region from Deltaproteobacteria bacterium encodes:
- a CDS encoding HAD family hydrolase gives GYRKPHIKVFQELTRGLGVESSEIAFVGDDPEADVIGATKAGMQPIWTTYVLDKKIPAAPGVLPVNLEVSADDVPRISTWNDLLDLLQLQ, from the coding sequence GGATATCGCAAGCCGCATATTAAGGTTTTCCAGGAACTGACCAGAGGACTCGGAGTTGAGAGCAGCGAGATTGCCTTTGTGGGCGATGATCCGGAGGCTGACGTGATCGGCGCCACAAAGGCAGGAATGCAGCCAATCTGGACTACCTATGTGCTTGACAAAAAAATACCAGCGGCGCCTGGAGTGCTGCCTGTGAATCTGGAAGTGTCAGCGGATGACGTACCGAGAATTTCCACATGGAATGATTTGTTAGATCTCCTCCAGTTGCAATAG